The proteins below are encoded in one region of Candidatus Tanganyikabacteria bacterium:
- a CDS encoding nucleotidyltransferase domain-containing protein — protein MTTLEPAGQAVISRLTREWPDLWAIYLFGSRGRGGAGPASDIDLAILGPGPLPPVRLWDVAQDLASLARADADLVDLRKASTVLQAQVVSTGRRIYCSNERECDSFETYVLSSYARLNEERRDILRGILDRGSFRGG, from the coding sequence ATGACCACCCTCGAACCGGCCGGCCAGGCGGTCATCTCGCGGCTCACCCGCGAGTGGCCCGACCTGTGGGCGATCTACCTGTTCGGCTCTCGCGGTCGAGGAGGCGCCGGGCCGGCGAGCGACATCGACCTGGCAATCCTGGGCCCCGGACCGCTGCCTCCGGTACGCCTCTGGGACGTGGCCCAGGATCTGGCTTCGTTGGCCCGGGCCGACGCGGATCTCGTGGACTTGCGCAAGGCCTCGACCGTCCTTCAGGCCCAGGTGGTGTCGACCGGCCGGCGTATCTACTGCTCGAACGAACGCGAGTGCGACTCCTTCGAGACGTACGTCCTGTCCTCGTATGCCCGGCTCAACGAGGAGCGGCGGGACATCCTGCGGGGCATCCTCGACCGGGGCAGCTTCCGTGGCGGATGA
- a CDS encoding DUF86 domain-containing protein: protein MADDVLLAKAQAIERSLGRIASRYQGPESRLETDLDMQDIVVLNLQRACEAAIDGAMRVINKNRLGLPQESREAFTMLEEAGLLDRDLAARLRRMVGFRNVAVHDYQRLDWGIVRSILDHDLPDLRRFGDWLVAAAR, encoded by the coding sequence GTGGCGGATGACGTGCTGCTGGCCAAGGCGCAGGCCATCGAACGTAGCCTCGGAAGGATCGCGTCGCGCTACCAGGGCCCGGAGTCGCGGCTGGAAACGGATCTCGACATGCAGGACATCGTCGTGCTGAACCTCCAGCGCGCGTGCGAGGCCGCCATCGATGGCGCCATGCGCGTGATCAACAAGAATCGCCTGGGCCTGCCCCAGGAGAGCCGCGAGGCCTTCACCATGCTCGAGGAGGCCGGCCTGCTGGACCGCGACCTGGCGGCGCGGCTCCGGCGGATGGTGGGCTTCCGGAACGTGGCGGTGCACGATTACCAGCGCCTCGACTGGGGGATCGTACGGTCGATCCTTGACCACGACCTGCCGGATCTGCGCCGGTTCGGCGACTGGCTGGTGGCGGCCGCGCGCTAG
- a CDS encoding Gfo/Idh/MocA family oxidoreductase — MKIGVIGVGLWGRNLVRVIPESGRGEIKTLCDKSWRALSDLSGRLPGARVCTDYREVLADPEIDVVYVATPPDTHFEIVGAALQARKHVLVEKPLATALDAASTLVDLAWKVNRVLLVGHTFMYSPPVRRVKDLIDSGALGQVFYIDSQRVNLGQVQDSGVVWDLAPHDLSILQYWLGESPVSVYAAGQSYVSEGQEDVAFITLRYASGIVAQLHLSWLAPTKLRRTTVTGAHRMVVYDDLAGPEAVKIYDQGVSRIRQPQSFGEFQLTYRTGDIVIPRLDNVEPLRIEWDHFADCVETGSRPLSGGPEGAEIVRIIEACRRSLIAGRPQVLDRPDAGSRAAAVE, encoded by the coding sequence ATGAAAATCGGCGTCATCGGCGTCGGTCTCTGGGGTCGCAACTTGGTGCGGGTGATCCCGGAGTCGGGCCGCGGCGAGATCAAGACGCTGTGCGACAAGAGCTGGCGCGCCCTCTCGGACCTGTCCGGGCGGCTGCCCGGCGCGCGCGTCTGCACCGATTATCGCGAAGTCCTGGCCGATCCGGAGATCGACGTCGTCTACGTGGCGACCCCGCCCGACACGCACTTCGAGATCGTCGGGGCCGCCCTGCAGGCGCGCAAGCACGTGCTGGTAGAAAAGCCGCTCGCCACGGCCCTGGACGCCGCGTCGACCCTCGTGGACCTGGCGTGGAAGGTGAACCGTGTCCTGCTGGTCGGCCACACCTTCATGTACAGCCCGCCGGTGCGGCGCGTGAAAGACCTCATCGACTCCGGCGCCCTGGGGCAGGTCTTCTACATCGATTCGCAACGCGTCAACCTCGGCCAGGTGCAGGACTCGGGAGTCGTCTGGGACCTGGCGCCGCACGACCTGTCGATCCTCCAGTACTGGCTGGGCGAATCGCCGGTCAGCGTCTACGCGGCAGGCCAGTCCTACGTGTCCGAGGGCCAGGAAGACGTCGCGTTCATCACGCTCCGCTACGCGTCGGGCATCGTGGCGCAACTGCACCTGAGCTGGCTGGCGCCCACCAAGCTGCGCCGCACGACCGTCACCGGCGCACACAGGATGGTCGTGTACGACGACCTGGCCGGCCCGGAGGCCGTGAAGATCTACGACCAGGGCGTGTCCCGCATCCGGCAGCCCCAGTCCTTCGGCGAGTTCCAGCTCACGTACCGCACGGGCGACATCGTCATCCCGCGCCTGGACAACGTCGAGCCCTTGCGCATCGAGTGGGACCACTTCGCCGATTGCGTGGAGACTGGAAGTCGGCCACTCTCGGGCGGGCCGGAGGGGGCCGAGATCGTGCGCATCATCGAGGCCTGCCGCCGCTCGCTCATCGCGGGCAGGCCGCAGGTCCTCGACAGGCCGGACGCCGGCTCGCGCGCCGCGGCGGTCGAATGA
- a CDS encoding DegT/DnrJ/EryC1/StrS family aminotransferase: MPDAHHVPLVDLRAQYSLLAPEIDAALGSVLAGMNLVLGPELARFEAEFAAFLGVEHCVGVGSGLDALVLALRACGLEPGDEVIVPALTFVASAAAVVHAGGVPRFCDVDPMSLLIDPADAARVVTSRTRAIMPVHLFGHVAPMEAVLDLAGRRGLWVIEDAAQAHGASLGDRRAGTFGRAGCFSFYPGKNLGAYGEAGAVVTESPEVADRVRVLRNQGSRSKHEHEFVGYNSRLDELQAAVLRIKLRRLDDWNARRRELAARYDDLLADVPRVVSVRGTSARHLYVVRVPRRDAIAAALQSRGVGAGIHYPVPLHRQPALVAYRDRPLPVAEEAAAQVLSLPLFPEMTPPQQDHVVATLRAALAGADG; encoded by the coding sequence ATGCCTGACGCGCACCATGTCCCCCTGGTGGATCTGCGGGCCCAGTACTCCCTGCTGGCCCCGGAAATCGACGCCGCGCTGGGAAGCGTCCTGGCGGGAATGAACCTGGTACTGGGGCCCGAACTCGCGCGGTTCGAGGCCGAATTCGCGGCGTTTCTGGGCGTAGAGCACTGCGTCGGCGTCGGCTCGGGCCTCGACGCCCTGGTTCTCGCCCTCCGGGCCTGTGGCCTGGAACCCGGCGACGAGGTGATCGTGCCGGCCCTCACCTTCGTGGCGTCCGCGGCAGCCGTCGTGCACGCGGGCGGCGTGCCGCGGTTCTGCGACGTCGACCCGATGTCGTTGCTGATCGATCCGGCGGACGCCGCGCGGGTCGTGACCTCTCGCACCCGAGCGATCATGCCGGTGCACCTGTTCGGCCACGTGGCGCCCATGGAGGCGGTCCTCGACCTGGCCGGTCGCCGCGGCCTGTGGGTGATCGAGGACGCCGCGCAAGCCCACGGCGCCTCGCTCGGCGACCGCCGCGCCGGAACCTTCGGCCGCGCCGGCTGCTTCAGCTTCTACCCGGGCAAGAACCTGGGTGCCTACGGCGAGGCGGGAGCCGTGGTCACGGAGTCGCCGGAGGTGGCCGATCGCGTCCGCGTGCTGCGCAACCAGGGCTCGCGGTCGAAACACGAGCACGAATTCGTCGGGTACAACTCGCGCCTGGACGAACTGCAGGCCGCGGTCCTGCGGATCAAGCTGCGAAGGCTGGACGACTGGAACGCCCGCCGGCGCGAACTGGCGGCCCGCTACGACGACCTGCTGGCGGATGTGCCGCGGGTGGTGTCGGTCCGCGGCACCAGCGCCCGCCACCTGTACGTCGTGCGCGTCCCGCGCCGAGATGCGATCGCCGCCGCACTGCAGTCCCGCGGCGTCGGTGCGGGTATCCACTACCCGGTGCCCCTGCACCGGCAGCCGGCGCTGGTGGCATACCGCGACCGGCCGCTTCCGGTCGCCGAGGAGGCCGCCGCCCAGGTGCTCTCGCTGCCGTTGTTCCCGGAGATGACACCCCCGCAGCAGGATCATGTCGTGGCGACCCTGCGGGCGGCTCTCGCGGGAGCCGATGGTTAG
- a CDS encoding N-acetyltransferase, translating to MSDLFAKGEIHPTAIVSPDAELGRDVSIGAYAIVHGGVELGAGARVGPYVSLGEPPRTRHATASLAALRIGPGALIRSHTVIYGGSEIGEGFECGHHAAILPGAAIGRAVRVGSFADIEGRCRIGDHSRLHSNVFVCQGTEIGRYVWLFPHVVTTDDPHPPSHALVAATIDDYAAIGARAVLLPGIRIGREAVVGAAALVTRDVPPGHLVMGHPARLVGPASDVRHRMTGEAAYPWYRHFSKGMPWEGIGFDAWAARPAEAGTPAAAVPDGEEACRGDRTG from the coding sequence ATGTCGGACCTCTTTGCCAAGGGCGAGATCCACCCGACGGCCATCGTAAGCCCCGATGCGGAGCTTGGCCGTGACGTAAGCATCGGCGCGTATGCCATCGTCCACGGCGGGGTCGAACTGGGGGCGGGCGCCCGCGTCGGGCCCTACGTCTCCCTGGGCGAACCGCCGCGCACGCGCCACGCCACGGCGTCGCTGGCCGCCCTGCGCATCGGCCCCGGCGCCCTCATCCGCTCCCATACGGTGATTTACGGGGGATCCGAGATCGGCGAGGGCTTCGAGTGCGGCCACCACGCGGCCATCCTGCCGGGCGCGGCCATCGGCCGGGCGGTGCGCGTGGGGTCATTCGCCGACATCGAAGGCCGGTGCCGTATCGGCGACCATTCGCGCCTCCACAGCAATGTCTTCGTCTGCCAGGGCACGGAGATCGGCCGGTACGTGTGGCTCTTTCCCCATGTCGTCACGACCGACGATCCGCACCCGCCCTCCCATGCGCTGGTCGCCGCGACGATCGACGATTACGCGGCCATCGGCGCCCGTGCCGTGCTGCTGCCAGGTATCCGCATCGGCCGGGAGGCCGTCGTAGGGGCGGCGGCCCTGGTCACCCGGGACGTGCCGCCGGGACACCTGGTCATGGGCCACCCGGCCCGCCTGGTGGGGCCGGCGAGCGATGTCCGGCACCGGATGACCGGTGAGGCCGCCTATCCGTGGTACCGGCATTTCAGCAAGGGGATGCCCTGGGAGGGCATCGGTTTCGACGCCTGGGCCGCTCGCCCGGCCGAGGCCGGAACGCCGGCTGCCGCGGTCCCCGACGGAGAAGAAGCCTGCCGGGGTGACCGGACGGGTTGA
- the tsaE gene encoding tRNA (adenosine(37)-N6)-threonylcarbamoyltransferase complex ATPase subunit type 1 TsaE produces the protein MTTTVDLPDEAATRRLGESLGRLCEPGDVVLLEGDLGAGKTTLVQGLAAGLGVEGDVTSPTFALLHELSGRVPLRHMDLYRLDEAHLAHLGLEEWFEPDAVIAVEWAERLGPFAPRQALHIVLTHAGDGRRAEIRGESSRYAHLVERIAGQPGRRP, from the coding sequence ATGACCACCACCGTCGATCTGCCTGACGAAGCCGCCACGCGCCGGCTGGGCGAGAGCCTGGGCCGCCTCTGCGAGCCGGGCGACGTCGTCTTGCTCGAGGGGGACCTTGGCGCCGGCAAGACCACGCTGGTGCAAGGCCTCGCCGCGGGCCTGGGCGTCGAGGGCGACGTCACGAGCCCGACGTTCGCTTTGCTGCACGAACTTTCCGGCCGCGTCCCCTTGCGGCACATGGACCTGTATCGCCTGGATGAGGCGCACCTGGCCCACCTGGGGCTGGAAGAGTGGTTCGAGCCGGACGCCGTGATCGCCGTCGAGTGGGCCGAACGCCTGGGGCCATTCGCCCCGCGCCAGGCCTTGCACATCGTCCTCACCCATGCTGGCGACGGCCGCCGCGCCGAGATCCGGGGCGAGTCGTCGCGGTACGCGCACCTGGTGGAACGAATCGCCGGCCAGCCCGGGAGGCGGCCCTAG
- the tsaB gene encoding tRNA (adenosine(37)-N6)-threonylcarbamoyltransferase complex dimerization subunit type 1 TsaB: protein MWILAINTATDALGVGIVRCEAGRPIESAAEVLLAPPGAGRGGHSERLLPALAWAAESAGLTPADLGGVAVVVGPGGFTGIRTGLAAAKAISQSRGIPIWGVDTLEALAAGYPARGLVSPLLDARRGDVFAALYRRSGPTGLDLVAPPALVPLAAWLEELAGSDVVFLGEGAVRNAATAAGTPPEAHVVRPATVARLAAPHLAEGGEDPMALVPRYHRAPVMAPDWRPGAGMKS from the coding sequence ATGTGGATCCTCGCGATCAACACCGCCACCGATGCGCTGGGCGTGGGCATCGTGCGCTGCGAGGCGGGGCGCCCGATCGAGAGTGCCGCGGAGGTCCTGCTGGCGCCTCCTGGCGCCGGCAGGGGCGGACATTCCGAGCGCCTGCTGCCCGCGCTGGCCTGGGCGGCCGAGAGCGCCGGGTTGACACCCGCGGATCTCGGCGGCGTCGCGGTGGTGGTGGGGCCGGGAGGCTTCACCGGCATCCGTACCGGCCTGGCGGCGGCCAAGGCGATCTCCCAGAGCCGCGGCATTCCGATCTGGGGAGTCGACACGCTGGAAGCCCTGGCAGCTGGCTACCCGGCGAGGGGATTGGTCTCGCCGTTGCTGGATGCCAGGCGCGGCGACGTGTTTGCCGCCCTGTACCGCCGCTCTGGCCCCACGGGCCTGGATCTGGTCGCCCCGCCGGCGCTCGTCCCCCTGGCGGCCTGGCTGGAAGAACTCGCCGGCAGCGACGTGGTCTTCCTGGGGGAGGGAGCGGTGCGCAACGCGGCGACAGCGGCCGGCACGCCGCCGGAGGCGCATGTCGTGAGGCCGGCCACCGTGGCGCGGCTGGCGGCACCCCACCTGGCGGAAGGCGGCGAGGATCCCATGGCCCTCGTGCCGCGCTACCACCGGGCGCCGGTGATGGCTCCGGATTGGCGGCCCGGAGCGGGCATGAAATCATAG
- the rimI gene encoding ribosomal protein S18-alanine N-acetyltransferase encodes MVTRKTKPPIAVEIRAMRHEDIPSVVAIERLCFGDRWSASAFATELENPSSTYVVAIRERDVVGYAGFWLILEEAHITTIAVHPHDQGHKIGEQLLLALIDESARRGAKWMTLEVRVSNVVAQKLYEKYGFSALGKRRGYYQDDGEDALVMWTENIWQDAYQARLAALKASLHP; translated from the coding sequence ATGGTGACGCGCAAGACCAAGCCGCCGATTGCGGTGGAAATCCGGGCCATGCGCCACGAGGACATTCCCTCGGTGGTCGCCATCGAACGCCTGTGTTTCGGAGATCGCTGGTCGGCCTCGGCGTTCGCCACCGAACTCGAGAACCCGTCGAGCACGTACGTCGTCGCGATCCGCGAAAGGGACGTGGTCGGCTACGCCGGATTCTGGCTCATCCTCGAGGAAGCGCACATCACGACCATCGCGGTGCACCCGCACGATCAGGGGCACAAGATCGGCGAGCAGTTGCTGCTGGCCCTCATCGACGAAAGCGCCAGGCGCGGCGCCAAGTGGATGACCCTGGAAGTGCGCGTATCCAACGTCGTGGCGCAAAAACTCTACGAGAAGTATGGTTTCTCGGCGCTGGGTAAGCGGCGCGGGTATTACCAAGATGATGGAGAAGATGCCCTGGTGATGTGGACCGAGAATATCTGGCAGGACGCGTACCAAGCGCGCCTTGCCGCGCTCAAGGCCAGTCTTCACCCCTAG
- a CDS encoding HlyC/CorC family transporter: protein MDPERSFAVLALAAFALLLAANAALLAAQIAALRSGRPLPWLTRFVRRPKAGDRPARAVTTALTTIELPDEDQRILHKALAFQAKVVSEVMVPRLDMISVPADAPIREVLQKAAGSSHSRLPVYDGDLDHIVGFVHAKDLLRLAADATRPLVAREIMRPILAVPENKSVDDMLREFQVAKTHVAIVIDEFGGTSGMVTINDLLEELVGEIFDEVRQGQPDYESLADGSIRVSGRMAIGDVNERFGLSLPDDEFNTIAGLVFGCLGRTPSPGDVADIDGIRVRVEATNGRRATQLVLHPPRPAPAP from the coding sequence ATGGACCCCGAGCGAAGTTTCGCGGTCCTGGCGCTGGCCGCTTTCGCCCTGCTGCTGGCGGCCAATGCCGCGTTGCTCGCCGCGCAGATCGCCGCGCTCCGGAGCGGCAGGCCGCTCCCGTGGCTGACCAGGTTCGTTAGAAGGCCGAAGGCGGGCGATCGGCCCGCGAGGGCCGTCACCACGGCGCTCACCACCATCGAACTGCCCGACGAGGACCAGCGCATCCTGCACAAGGCGCTCGCCTTCCAGGCAAAGGTGGTCAGCGAGGTCATGGTCCCGCGCCTCGACATGATCTCGGTGCCGGCCGACGCCCCCATCCGCGAGGTCCTGCAGAAGGCGGCCGGCAGCAGCCACAGCCGCCTGCCGGTCTACGACGGCGACCTCGACCACATCGTGGGCTTCGTGCATGCGAAGGACCTGCTGCGCCTGGCCGCCGACGCGACCCGCCCCCTGGTGGCCCGCGAGATCATGCGCCCGATCCTCGCGGTGCCCGAGAACAAGTCGGTCGACGACATGCTCCGGGAATTCCAGGTCGCCAAGACCCATGTCGCCATCGTCATCGACGAATTCGGCGGCACCTCCGGGATGGTCACGATCAACGACCTGCTGGAAGAACTGGTCGGCGAGATCTTCGACGAGGTGCGCCAGGGGCAACCCGACTACGAGAGTCTGGCCGACGGGAGCATCCGCGTGTCGGGTCGGATGGCCATCGGCGACGTCAACGAACGCTTCGGCCTGTCCCTGCCGGACGACGAGTTCAACACCATCGCCGGCCTGGTCTTCGGCTGTCTCGGGCGCACCCCGTCGCCGGGCGACGTGGCGGACATCGACGGCATCCGCGTGCGGGTGGAGGCGACCAACGGCCGCCGGGCGACGCAACTGGTGCTCCACCCGCCCAGGCCCGCGCCGGCCCCGTAG